The Vibrio sp. NTOU-M3 genomic sequence GACGGAACGGAAGTTCTGATCGGTGTAACAAAAGATCTCGATAACAGCGATGTCTATAATGCAAAGTTAGAAGCGTCGAGCCGTTTAACCAATCAACTGAAATGGCGAATCGATGGATGGCTATTTGAAAATGAAACGCCGAATGACTTACTGTACTTTGCAAGAAAAGATGACTTTATTGAGGTGTCATTGGAGTATTATTTTTAGTTAAGTAAGTTTGGTGAGTGCTGAAGGACTGTGAGCCTTCAGCACTTTTTGTATCGGCTAAAGTGTTTTTAGCATCCACACATCGCAACCATTGTGCTCTGTACCTTCCATAGGTTGATCTAAGTGCGAAAATCCAAGGGATTCATACAGTTTAATCGCGGCTTTCATCGAGGTAAGCGTATCTAAATAACAGTGGGTGAAACCTTGTTGTTTCGCAAAGGTTAAACATTGTTGTGAAAGCTGTTTTCCTAACCCCAACCCGCGTCCTTCTGGGAGTAAAAAGAGTTTCTTTAACTCACACGTTTTATGTGATGAGTTAAATGGGGCTAACCCACAACCGCCGACAATTTTTCCATTCAAGGTGGCTACTAAATAGAGGCTTTTTTGCTTTGGGGAATAGTGTTTACTCATACCAAGCACTTCAGGATCGGATGGACCAAAACCATCACCTACTGCGCCAAACTCTTTTCCTACGGATTTGATGATGGCGCAGATCGCTTCATCTTGATTGGGTGCTATGGGTTGAATCGATATCAGCATAGTTCGGCCTTTTTAAGCGCATTTTCTTTTATCTAACATGGTCATAAATTCACTTTTATCAAGCGTTGAGACGAATTTTTATCCAAAGGCGGTAAATAGCGTGATTTCAATTTGGATTTGACCCTCGCATTCGTTACTATGTACAGCTATTTGAAAATGCCCAAAATCCCTTTGATAAGGGAACCCTGTGGACACTACCACTTATGTCGAAAACATAGGTAGATGAGGAAACGATGCAACATCTAGAAGAGATCATTGCTAACGCGAATGCCGCTATTGAAGCAGCAGATTCGTTAGTTGCACTTGATGAAGTGCGTGTTCAGTATCTAGGTAAGAAAGGTGAGCTAACGGCTCAACTTCAAAGCCTAGGTAAACTACCACCAGAAGAGCGCCGCAGTGCTGGTCAAGAGATCAACAAAGCGAAAGGCGTTGTTCAGCAAGCTATTGCTGCTCGTAAAGACGCACTACAATGTGCAGAGCTTGAAGCGAAGCTAGCCGCAGAAACAATCGACGTGACTCTACCAGGTCGTCGTATCGAGAACGGTGGTCTACACCCTGTGACTCGTACTGTTGAGCGTATTGAACAGTTCTTTGGTGAGCTAGGCTTTAACACTGAGTCTGGTCCTGAGATTGAAGATGCATTCCACAACTTTGATGCACTAAACATCGCAGAAGATCACCCAGCGCGTACTGACCACGATACGTTCTTCTTTAACCCAGATCTAATGCTACGTACGCACACGTCTGGCGTTCAGATCCGTACGATGGAAAATGGCAAACCGCCATTTCGCTTCATCGCACCGGGCCGTGTTTACCGTAACGACTACGACCAAACGCACACGCCAATGTTCCACCAAGTGGAAGGCATGTTAGTAGACGAGAACGTAAACTTCGCACAGCTTAAAGGCATTCTGCACGATTTCCTATGTAACTTCTTTGAAGAAGAAGTTGAAGTTCGTTTCCGTCCTTCTTACTTCCCATTCACTGAGCCTTCAGCAGAAGTGGACGTGAAAGGTAAGAACGGCAAATGGCTTGAAGTTCTAGGTTGTGGCATGGTTCACCCTAACGTACTGCGCAGTGTAGGCATCGACCCTGAGAAGTACTCTGGTTTCGCATTTGGTATGGGCGTTGAGCGTCTGACTATGCTTCGTTACGGCGTAAACGATCTTCGTGCGTTCTTCGAGAACGACCTTCGTTTCCTAAAACAGTTCAAGTAATCCAGGGGAACCATCACTATGAAATTTAGCGAATCTTGGCTTCGTGAGTGGGTAAACCCTGCGGTATCGACTGACGAACTTACACACCAAATCACAATGGCGGGTCTAGAAGTAGACGACGTACTACCTGTTGCTGGTTCTTTCACTGGCGTTAAAGTAGGTAAAGTGGTTGAGTGTGGTCAACACCCAGACGCTGACAAACTACGTGTAACTAAAGTAGATGTTGGCGCTGAAGAACTTCTAGACATCGTTTGTGGCGCATCTAACTGTCGCCTAGGTATCAAAGTTGCTGTAGCGACTGTTGGTGCTGTTCTACCAGGCGATTTCAAAATCAAAAAAGCAAAACTACGTGGTCAACCATCACACGGCATGCTGTGTTCATTCTCTGAACTAGGTATCGACGTTGAATCTGATGGCATCATGGAGCTAGCAGAAGACGCAGCAATCGGTACTGATTTCCGCGAATTCCTAGGTCTTGACGACGTAACTGTAGACGTAGACCTAACGGCTAACCGCGCGGACTGTTTCAGCATCCGTGGTATGGCGCGTGAAGTTGGCGTTCTAAACCGTGCTGACGTCACTGAGCCTGCGGTAAACGCAGTAGCACCAGCTATCGACGACACAGTTTCTATCGAAGTGAAAGCGACTGCAGCATGTCCACGTTACCTTGGCCGTGTGGTTAAGAACGTAAACGTTCAAGCTGAAACACCACTATGGATGCAAGAGAAGTTGCGCCGTTGTGGTATCCGCTCTATCGACCCTGTTGTAGACATCACTAACTTTGTTCTTCTAGAGCAAGGTCAGCCAATGCACGCATTCGATCTAGCTAAGATTGAAGGTGGCATCGTAGTTCGTATGGCAGAGCAGGGCGAAAAGCTAACTCTTCTTGACGGTAACGAAGCTGAGCTAAACGCTGATACTCTAGTAGTAGCAGACCACAACAAAGCACTTGCTATCGCAGGTATCTTTGGTGGTGAAGAGTCTGGTGTAACAACTGAGACTAAAGACGTACTACTTGAGTGTGCATTCTTCGCACCAGACCACATCCGTGGCCGCGCGCGTAGCTACGGTCTACACACGGATTCTTCAATGCGTTTTGAGCGTGGTGTGGATTTCGCACTACAAACAAGCGCAATGGAGCGTGCAACAGAACTTCTAGTTGAGATCTGTGGCGGTGAAGTAGCCCCTGTTGTTGCAGTAGAGTCAGAAGCTGACCTACCAAAAGCAAACACAGTATCACTACGTCGCACTAAGCTAGACAGCCTACTAGGCCACCACATTGATGATAGCGATGTGGTGGAGATCCTAGAGCGTCTTGGCCTAACTGTAGAGACGACAGACGCAGGTTGGACAGCGACAGCACCGACATGGCGTTTTGATATCGCAATCGAGCAAGACCTAATTGAAGAAGTAGGTCGTATCTACGGTTACGATAACATCCCTAACCAAAACCCAGCGGCAGCACTTAAGATGCACGACCACGTTGAAGCGAACATTCCGCTAAAACGCGTTCGTAACCTACTTGTTGACCGTGGTTACCAAGAAGCAATCACTTACAGCTTCGTTGAACCAGAGCAGCAAAAGCTTGTTGTTCCAGGTGTTGAGCCGCTAATCCTGCCATTCCCAATCTCTGCGGATATGTCAGCAATGCGTCTAGGCCTAATCCAAGGTCTACTAAACACTGT encodes the following:
- the pheT gene encoding phenylalanine--tRNA ligase subunit beta, whose protein sequence is MKFSESWLREWVNPAVSTDELTHQITMAGLEVDDVLPVAGSFTGVKVGKVVECGQHPDADKLRVTKVDVGAEELLDIVCGASNCRLGIKVAVATVGAVLPGDFKIKKAKLRGQPSHGMLCSFSELGIDVESDGIMELAEDAAIGTDFREFLGLDDVTVDVDLTANRADCFSIRGMAREVGVLNRADVTEPAVNAVAPAIDDTVSIEVKATAACPRYLGRVVKNVNVQAETPLWMQEKLRRCGIRSIDPVVDITNFVLLEQGQPMHAFDLAKIEGGIVVRMAEQGEKLTLLDGNEAELNADTLVVADHNKALAIAGIFGGEESGVTTETKDVLLECAFFAPDHIRGRARSYGLHTDSSMRFERGVDFALQTSAMERATELLVEICGGEVAPVVAVESEADLPKANTVSLRRTKLDSLLGHHIDDSDVVEILERLGLTVETTDAGWTATAPTWRFDIAIEQDLIEEVGRIYGYDNIPNQNPAAALKMHDHVEANIPLKRVRNLLVDRGYQEAITYSFVEPEQQKLVVPGVEPLILPFPISADMSAMRLGLIQGLLNTVVHNQKRQQPRVRLFEYGLRFIPCESAENGMRQEPMLAGVIAGTRSEEHWDIETNTVDFFDLKGDLEAVLELTANEAAYSFAALSAEDKAANPALHPGQSAAIIVDGKQVGVIGTVHPELERKFGLNGRTIVFEVEWSAINTKVIPEAVQLSKFPSNRRDIAVVVDEAVASGDIVAACLEQGGEFLKDAKLFDVYVGKGVEEGKKSLAIALTLQSVERTLEDADIAGAVDAIVAHVSEKFGASLRD
- the pheS gene encoding phenylalanine--tRNA ligase subunit alpha, whose product is MQHLEEIIANANAAIEAADSLVALDEVRVQYLGKKGELTAQLQSLGKLPPEERRSAGQEINKAKGVVQQAIAARKDALQCAELEAKLAAETIDVTLPGRRIENGGLHPVTRTVERIEQFFGELGFNTESGPEIEDAFHNFDALNIAEDHPARTDHDTFFFNPDLMLRTHTSGVQIRTMENGKPPFRFIAPGRVYRNDYDQTHTPMFHQVEGMLVDENVNFAQLKGILHDFLCNFFEEEVEVRFRPSYFPFTEPSAEVDVKGKNGKWLEVLGCGMVHPNVLRSVGIDPEKYSGFAFGMGVERLTMLRYGVNDLRAFFENDLRFLKQFK
- a CDS encoding GNAT family N-acetyltransferase, translated to MLISIQPIAPNQDEAICAIIKSVGKEFGAVGDGFGPSDPEVLGMSKHYSPKQKSLYLVATLNGKIVGGCGLAPFNSSHKTCELKKLFLLPEGRGLGLGKQLSQQCLTFAKQQGFTHCYLDTLTSMKAAIKLYESLGFSHLDQPMEGTEHNGCDVWMLKTL